One genomic region from Vibrio cyclitrophicus encodes:
- the ltrA gene encoding group II intron reverse transcriptase/maturase: MRVYYSLYGHLLNKERLYKGFKKVKKAKGAAGIDEQSLSNYAENLSDNLDQLLSELKTKQYKPQPVKRVEIPKEDGGVRLLGIPTVRDRVVQQALNDILTPIFEEQFHPSSFGYRPNRSCHDAINKSTMFIRRYGLQHVVDMDLSKCFDKLDHELIIKSIRKRVTDSSVLELIKQFLKSGVMIDGSWQETELGSPQGGVISPLIANIYLDAFDQEMRKRGHRIVRYADDILIFCRSKAGAENALAQATKILEGELKLTVNQTKSHIAHSSDGVKFLGVEIGSQFTRIQTKKLKVFKSKLKRMTKRGCGKPLEQVIKDLNPVLRGFSQYFRITNSSREFSRLAGWLRRRLRSIQLKLWKKPQRLHRKLKQLGYKPPFQHISMTSWVSAASPLSSYAMPNQWFNDQGLVNLGTIRTGYVFSQYAEWKCA; the protein is encoded by the coding sequence GTGCGAGTTTATTACAGCTTATATGGTCATCTACTCAACAAAGAGAGGCTGTATAAAGGGTTTAAAAAGGTAAAGAAAGCGAAAGGCGCGGCTGGAATAGATGAGCAGAGCCTGAGCAACTACGCCGAAAATCTGAGTGATAACCTCGATCAACTCCTCTCTGAACTTAAAACCAAGCAATACAAACCTCAGCCAGTCAAACGGGTAGAGATACCCAAAGAAGACGGAGGGGTGCGATTGCTCGGGATCCCAACAGTTAGGGATAGAGTTGTCCAACAAGCGCTCAACGATATCCTCACCCCCATCTTCGAAGAGCAATTTCACCCATCAAGTTTTGGGTATAGGCCGAATCGAAGCTGTCACGATGCAATCAACAAATCCACGATGTTCATCCGGCGTTACGGGTTACAACACGTTGTAGATATGGACTTGTCGAAGTGCTTTGACAAACTCGACCACGAGTTGATTATCAAAAGCATCAGAAAACGAGTCACAGATAGCAGTGTATTAGAGCTGATAAAACAGTTTCTAAAAAGTGGGGTGATGATAGACGGTAGTTGGCAGGAGACAGAGCTAGGAAGTCCACAAGGTGGTGTTATCAGTCCTTTGATAGCCAATATCTACCTTGATGCGTTCGATCAGGAAATGCGAAAGCGCGGCCATAGGATCGTTCGTTATGCGGATGACATACTCATCTTCTGTCGTAGCAAGGCAGGGGCAGAGAATGCCCTTGCACAAGCGACGAAGATCTTAGAAGGAGAGCTTAAACTCACAGTGAACCAGACGAAATCACATATAGCGCACAGCAGTGATGGCGTGAAGTTTTTAGGTGTAGAAATCGGGAGTCAATTTACCCGCATTCAAACTAAAAAACTGAAAGTGTTCAAAAGCAAGTTAAAGCGAATGACGAAGCGAGGGTGCGGTAAGCCACTTGAGCAAGTCATAAAAGATCTAAACCCAGTGTTAAGAGGGTTCAGCCAATACTTCAGGATCACCAATAGCAGCAGGGAGTTCTCAAGACTAGCAGGATGGCTACGAAGAAGACTGCGTAGTATCCAGTTGAAACTTTGGAAGAAGCCTCAACGCTTACATCGAAAGTTAAAACAGTTAGGGTATAAGCCGCCGTTCCAGCATATCTCAATGACAAGTTGGGTCAGTGCAGCGAGTCCACTATCAAGCTATGCGATGCCAAATCAATGGTTTAATGACCAAGGATTGGTAAATCTTGGGACAATAAGGACAGGGTATGTGTTCAGCCAATATGCTGAATGGAAGTGTGCATGA
- a CDS encoding Hsp20 family protein: protein MRTVDFTPLYRNAIGFDRLFNMMEANTSKNTSGGYPPYNIEQKDENNYRITMAVAGFADDQLDLTQKENTLIVKGERKEEVEKTFVYQGIAERDFERKFQLADYVKVVGASMENGLLHIDLEREIPEAMQPRKIAINGNSLLEG, encoded by the coding sequence ATGAGAACTGTAGATTTTACTCCACTTTACCGCAACGCAATCGGCTTCGATCGTCTATTCAACATGATGGAAGCGAACACATCGAAAAATACTTCTGGCGGTTACCCTCCTTATAACATCGAGCAAAAAGACGAGAATAACTACCGTATTACTATGGCAGTCGCTGGCTTTGCAGATGACCAATTAGATCTGACTCAAAAAGAGAATACGCTAATTGTGAAAGGTGAGCGTAAAGAAGAAGTAGAGAAAACCTTCGTATATCAAGGTATTGCAGAGCGCGATTTCGAACGTAAATTCCAACTGGCTGACTATGTAAAAGTGGTAGGCGCAAGCATGGAAAATGGTCTCCTTCACATCGACCTAGAACGCGAGATCCCAGAAGCGATGCAACCGCGTAAGATTGCTATTAATGGTAATAGTCTTCTAGAAGGTTAA
- a CDS encoding valine--pyruvate transaminase, producing the protein MQFSKFGEKFNRYSGITRLMDDLNDGLRTPGAIMLGGGNPAAIPAMLDYFNQASADMLASGELIAALANYDGPQGKDSFIKSLATMLKDTYGWDISEKNISLTNGSQSGFFYLFNLLAGQQPDGSHKKILLPIAPEYIGYGDAGIDDDIFISYHPEIELLENRQFKYHVDFEKLKVDDSVAAICASRPTNPTGNVLTDEEVRKLDKLARENNIPLLIDNAYGLPFPNIIFEDVEPFWNENTILCMSLSKLGLPGVRCGIVIASEEVTQALTNMNGIISLAPNSVGPAIANHMIEKGDLLRLSSEVIKPFYKDKSLRAVELLQEAIDDPRFRIHKPEGAIFLWLWFDELPITTMELYDRLKARGVLIVPGEYFFIGQEDEWDHAHQCLRMNYVQDDEAMQKGISIIAEEVKKAYSEQ; encoded by the coding sequence ATGCAGTTCTCTAAGTTTGGTGAAAAATTTAATCGATACTCTGGAATCACTCGTTTAATGGATGATTTGAATGATGGCCTGCGCACTCCTGGAGCAATCATGCTCGGTGGTGGCAACCCAGCCGCTATCCCAGCCATGCTCGATTACTTTAACCAAGCCAGTGCCGACATGCTCGCCAGTGGAGAACTCATCGCCGCCCTCGCCAACTACGATGGTCCGCAAGGCAAAGACAGCTTCATCAAATCGTTAGCTACAATGCTAAAAGATACTTACGGCTGGGACATCAGTGAGAAGAACATTAGCCTAACTAATGGTAGCCAAAGTGGCTTCTTCTACTTATTCAACTTGTTAGCAGGTCAGCAGCCAGATGGCTCACACAAGAAAATCTTGCTGCCAATCGCGCCTGAGTACATCGGTTACGGCGATGCTGGCATTGATGACGATATATTTATCTCATATCACCCAGAAATAGAGTTGCTTGAAAACAGACAGTTCAAATACCACGTTGATTTTGAGAAGCTCAAGGTTGATGACTCGGTTGCCGCTATCTGTGCTTCTCGCCCAACCAACCCAACCGGTAACGTGCTGACCGACGAAGAAGTCCGTAAACTGGATAAGCTAGCGCGTGAAAACAACATCCCGCTGCTGATCGATAATGCCTATGGCTTGCCGTTTCCAAACATCATCTTTGAAGATGTCGAACCGTTCTGGAATGAAAACACCATTCTGTGCATGAGCTTATCTAAGCTTGGTTTGCCTGGTGTGCGTTGCGGTATCGTGATTGCGAGCGAAGAAGTAACACAAGCTCTGACCAACATGAATGGCATTATCAGCCTAGCACCTAATAGTGTTGGCCCTGCGATTGCTAACCACATGATTGAAAAAGGCGATTTACTGCGCTTAAGTAGCGAGGTAATCAAACCTTTCTATAAAGATAAGTCTCTACGTGCAGTTGAGCTCTTACAAGAAGCGATCGATGACCCTCGCTTCCGTATCCACAAGCCTGAAGGCGCGATTTTCTTATGGCTATGGTTTGATGAGTTGCCAATTACCACCATGGAGCTGTACGACCGCCTCAAAGCTCGTGGCGTATTGATTGTTCCTGGTGAATACTTCTTTATCGGCCAAGAAGATGAGTGGGATCATGCCCACCAGTGCTTACGTATGAACTACGTGCAAGATGATGAAGCAATGCAGAAAGGCATTTCAATCATTGCAGAGGAAGTGAAAAAGGCTTACTCAGAACAGTAA
- a CDS encoding alpha-amylase, whose translation MKKTVLALSILALSACSQTNDNNLLLTIDNDTVVFESSGKGTVIAEQELAKGSYTFSISDAQSTCGTSFALAEESRIKFNKPLRLDDCAEKSEIAIKVFRANTYQFTLNPQTNELTVQIKPKQQQVQSFACPIPSDQPTTINVAQTFDDGTLVRDALSGKQITVTNGSVTMQPAENSQGILLLEKVEPETKADFSWDNATVYFVMTDRFHNGNPDNDNSYGRSQDGQDEIGTFHGGDLAGLTEKLDYIESLGANAIWITSPLEQIHGWVGGGDRGDFKHYGYHGYYHQDWTKLDDNMGTEDELKTFIDTAHSKGIRVVWDVVMNHTGYATLADMQEFDFGKLNLTDEQAKQTLGENWTDWQPAKGQNWHYFNNYISYSDKEAWEKWWGKAWLRSDIGAYDSPGYNNLTMSLAHLPDFKTESTETTGLPNFYRNKSTSATDELQTPREHLITWLSDWVREYGVDGFRVDTAKHVELDAWAELKESTNQALAEWKQSNPDKALDDLPFWMTGEVWAHSVVKSDYFANGFDSIINFEFQSDIAPKALKCLSDLDADYLRYAEKINNDSEFNVLSYLSSHDTSLFWTQHGSDFAKQTKAANALMLAPGAVQIYYGDEIARDFGPTGSDPMQGTRSDMPWDQITGERAELLEHWQALGQFRQRHPAVAQGKHIIRNSKGYYAFERQYQDDKVLVVYTGSK comes from the coding sequence ATGAAAAAGACAGTACTCGCGCTTTCAATACTCGCACTCAGCGCATGCAGCCAAACCAATGACAACAATCTACTGCTGACAATTGATAACGACACTGTCGTATTCGAATCATCCGGTAAAGGCACCGTGATTGCAGAACAGGAACTCGCTAAAGGTAGTTATACCTTCTCTATCAGCGACGCTCAAAGTACCTGTGGTACTAGCTTTGCTCTGGCTGAAGAGAGTCGCATCAAATTCAATAAACCCCTTCGCCTAGACGACTGCGCCGAAAAGTCCGAAATCGCTATTAAAGTCTTTCGCGCTAACACCTATCAATTTACGCTCAACCCACAGACCAATGAACTCACGGTTCAGATAAAGCCAAAGCAGCAACAAGTTCAAAGCTTTGCCTGCCCAATACCTAGTGACCAGCCAACCACCATCAACGTTGCTCAAACCTTTGATGATGGTACCTTGGTAAGAGACGCCCTTTCAGGCAAACAAATCACAGTAACTAATGGCAGCGTCACCATGCAGCCTGCAGAAAACAGCCAAGGTATTCTGCTACTAGAGAAAGTAGAACCAGAAACCAAAGCCGATTTTAGTTGGGATAACGCCACCGTTTACTTCGTAATGACTGACCGTTTCCACAATGGCAACCCTGACAACGACAACAGCTATGGTCGCAGCCAAGATGGACAAGACGAAATCGGCACCTTCCACGGTGGTGACCTAGCAGGCTTAACCGAAAAGCTCGACTACATTGAATCGCTCGGGGCCAATGCTATCTGGATTACCTCTCCACTAGAGCAAATCCACGGCTGGGTTGGCGGTGGTGATCGCGGTGACTTCAAACACTATGGCTATCACGGCTATTACCATCAAGACTGGACCAAGCTTGATGACAACATGGGTACCGAAGACGAGCTGAAAACCTTCATCGATACCGCGCACAGCAAAGGCATTCGTGTTGTTTGGGACGTGGTGATGAACCACACTGGCTACGCCACGCTTGCCGACATGCAAGAGTTTGATTTTGGTAAACTCAACCTGACCGATGAACAAGCTAAACAAACGCTTGGTGAAAACTGGACAGATTGGCAACCCGCTAAAGGTCAGAACTGGCACTACTTCAACAACTACATCTCATACAGCGATAAAGAAGCATGGGAAAAGTGGTGGGGCAAAGCTTGGCTGCGCAGTGATATCGGAGCCTATGACTCTCCAGGTTACAATAACCTCACCATGTCTTTGGCGCATTTACCCGATTTCAAAACAGAATCGACAGAGACCACTGGGCTACCTAACTTCTATCGCAACAAGTCCACCAGCGCCACGGATGAACTCCAAACCCCTCGTGAACATCTAATCACTTGGTTGTCTGACTGGGTACGTGAATATGGCGTTGATGGTTTTAGAGTCGATACCGCCAAGCACGTTGAGTTAGACGCGTGGGCAGAGCTTAAAGAGAGCACTAACCAAGCGCTTGCAGAATGGAAGCAAAGCAACCCAGACAAAGCCCTGGATGACCTACCTTTTTGGATGACAGGCGAAGTATGGGCACACAGCGTAGTCAAATCAGACTATTTTGCTAACGGCTTTGATTCGATCATCAACTTTGAATTCCAGAGTGATATCGCACCAAAGGCGCTCAAGTGCCTATCCGATCTTGATGCTGATTACCTTCGTTACGCAGAGAAGATCAACAACGACAGCGAATTCAACGTACTGAGTTACCTTTCGTCTCACGACACCTCGCTATTCTGGACACAACATGGCAGCGACTTTGCGAAACAGACCAAAGCTGCAAACGCGTTGATGCTGGCTCCCGGTGCGGTGCAGATCTATTACGGAGATGAAATCGCTCGTGATTTCGGCCCAACAGGCTCAGACCCAATGCAAGGTACTCGCTCTGACATGCCTTGGGATCAAATCACCGGCGAACGTGCAGAGTTGCTAGAACACTGGCAAGCGCTTGGCCAATTCCGCCAACGCCACCCAGCGGTAGCCCAAGGTAAGCACATCATCCGTAACAGCAAGGGCTACTATGCGTTCGAACGCCAATACCAAGATGACAAGGTATTAGTCGTTTATACTGGCTCAAAGTAA
- the glyS gene encoding glycine--tRNA ligase subunit beta, protein MAKNFLIELGTEELPPTALRSLAEAFASNFEAGLKTAELSHEGIKWYAAPRRLALKVTALAEGQADKVVEKRGPAVSVAFDAEGNATKAAQGWARGNGITVEQADRLKTDKGEWLLFKQEVAGKPVQELVMDIAAKALAGLPIPKAMRWGNSDIQFIRPVKTLTVLLGDELVEGEILGVASARTIRGHRFMGEQEFTIDSADQYPAILEERGKVMADYEARKAIILADSQKAAAAVGGKADLEDDLVEEVTSLVEWPVVLTAKFEEEFLKVPSEALVYTMKGDQKYFPVYDADKNLLPNFIFVSNIESKEPRHVIEGNEKVVRPRLADAEFFFNTDRKRPLIDRLAELEQAIFQKQLGTIKDKTDRITELAGYIAEKIDADVEKSKRAGLLAKCDLMTSMVFEFTDTQGVMGMHYATHDGEDEQVALALYEQYMPRFAGDTLPSTGISSAVAMADKLDTIVGIFGIGQAPKGSDPFALRRASLGVLRIIVENGYNLDLTDLIGKAKELLGDKLTNDNVEADVIDFMLGRFRAWYQDAGFSVDIIQAVLARRPTKPADFDQRVKAVSHFRELEAAEALAAANKRVGNILAKFDGELPAEIDLALLQEDAEKALAENVEVMTEALEPAFATGNYQEALSKLADLREPVDAFFDNVMVMADDEALKKNRLTLLNNLRNLFLQIADISLLQK, encoded by the coding sequence ATGGCGAAGAATTTTCTAATTGAACTGGGTACGGAAGAGCTTCCACCAACGGCACTTCGTTCTCTAGCAGAAGCCTTTGCTTCTAACTTTGAAGCGGGTCTTAAAACGGCTGAGCTTTCTCACGAAGGCATCAAGTGGTACGCAGCACCTCGTCGTCTAGCTCTTAAAGTAACCGCACTGGCTGAAGGCCAAGCTGACAAAGTCGTTGAAAAGCGTGGTCCTGCTGTTTCTGTAGCATTCGATGCTGAAGGCAACGCGACTAAAGCAGCACAAGGTTGGGCTCGTGGTAACGGTATCACTGTTGAGCAAGCTGACCGTCTGAAAACAGACAAAGGCGAGTGGCTTCTTTTCAAACAAGAAGTAGCTGGCAAACCTGTTCAAGAATTGGTGATGGATATCGCTGCGAAAGCACTGGCTGGCCTACCAATCCCTAAAGCGATGCGCTGGGGTAACTCAGACATTCAATTTATCCGTCCAGTAAAAACACTGACAGTACTACTAGGTGATGAGCTTGTTGAAGGCGAAATCCTAGGTGTAGCATCTGCTCGTACTATCCGTGGCCACCGTTTCATGGGCGAACAAGAGTTTACAATCGATTCTGCTGACCAATACCCTGCGATCCTAGAAGAGCGCGGTAAAGTAATGGCAGATTACGAAGCACGTAAAGCGATCATCCTTGCTGATTCGCAAAAAGCGGCAGCAGCGGTTGGCGGTAAAGCTGACCTAGAAGATGACCTTGTTGAAGAAGTAACGTCTCTGGTTGAATGGCCAGTAGTACTTACAGCGAAGTTTGAAGAAGAATTCCTAAAAGTCCCTTCTGAAGCTTTGGTTTACACCATGAAAGGCGACCAGAAGTACTTCCCAGTGTATGACGCTGATAAGAACCTTCTGCCAAACTTCATCTTCGTTTCGAACATCGAGTCTAAAGAGCCTCGTCACGTAATCGAAGGTAACGAGAAGGTTGTACGTCCACGTCTAGCTGATGCTGAGTTCTTCTTCAACACAGACCGTAAGCGTCCGCTTATCGACCGTCTTGCTGAACTAGAGCAAGCTATCTTCCAGAAGCAACTGGGCACTATCAAAGACAAAACCGACCGCATCACAGAACTTGCTGGCTACATTGCTGAGAAAATCGATGCTGACGTTGAAAAGTCTAAGCGTGCTGGCCTACTGGCTAAGTGTGACCTAATGACATCAATGGTATTCGAATTTACGGATACTCAAGGTGTGATGGGGATGCACTACGCGACTCACGATGGTGAAGACGAGCAAGTAGCACTGGCACTTTACGAGCAGTACATGCCTCGTTTCGCGGGTGACACACTACCAAGCACTGGTATTTCTTCTGCAGTCGCAATGGCAGACAAGCTAGACACTATCGTAGGTATCTTCGGTATTGGCCAAGCACCAAAAGGTTCTGACCCATTCGCTCTACGTCGTGCATCACTAGGTGTGCTACGTATCATCGTTGAAAACGGCTACAACCTAGACCTAACCGATCTAATCGGTAAAGCGAAAGAGCTACTAGGCGACAAGCTAACTAACGACAACGTTGAAGCTGACGTTATCGACTTCATGCTAGGTCGTTTCCGCGCATGGTACCAAGATGCTGGTTTCAGCGTTGATATCATCCAAGCGGTACTAGCACGTCGTCCAACTAAACCTGCTGATTTTGACCAACGTGTTAAAGCGGTTTCTCACTTCCGTGAACTGGAAGCAGCAGAAGCACTAGCAGCAGCGAACAAGCGTGTAGGTAATATCCTTGCGAAATTCGATGGCGAGCTACCAGCAGAAATCGATCTAGCACTTCTTCAAGAAGACGCAGAGAAAGCACTGGCTGAAAACGTTGAAGTAATGACAGAAGCACTAGAACCAGCATTCGCGACAGGCAACTACCAAGAAGCCCTAAGCAAACTTGCTGACTTACGTGAACCCGTTGATGCATTCTTCGATAACGTAATGGTTATGGCTGATGATGAAGCGCTTAAGAAGAACCGTCTAACGCTACTGAACAACCTACGTAACCTGTTCCTACAGATTGCTGACATCTCTTTACTGCAAAAATAA
- the glyQ gene encoding glycine--tRNA ligase subunit alpha has protein sequence MQKYDIKTFQGMILALQDYWAQNGCTIVQPLDMEVGAGTSHPMTCLRALGPEPMSTAYVQPSRRPTDGRYGENPNRLQHYYQFQVALKPSPDNIQELYLGSLEVLGVDPLVHDIRFVEDNWENPTLGAWGLGWEVWLNGMEVTQFTYFQQVGGLECKPVTGEITYGIERLAMYIQEVDSVYDLVWNVAPDGSNVTYGDIFHQNEVEQSTYNFEHADVDFLFTFFDQCEKECKELLELEKPLPLPAYERILKAGHAFNILDARKAISVTERQRYILRIRNLTKAVAEAYYASREALGFPMCRSVEEKEGK, from the coding sequence ATGCAAAAATACGATATCAAAACCTTCCAGGGAATGATCCTCGCGCTGCAGGATTACTGGGCACAAAACGGTTGTACCATTGTTCAACCACTAGATATGGAAGTAGGTGCTGGCACCTCTCACCCAATGACATGTCTACGTGCACTTGGCCCAGAGCCAATGTCTACGGCGTACGTTCAACCTTCTCGTCGTCCGACCGATGGTCGTTACGGTGAAAACCCGAACCGCCTGCAGCACTACTATCAATTCCAAGTAGCTCTAAAACCTTCTCCAGATAACATCCAGGAGTTGTACTTAGGCTCGCTTGAAGTTCTTGGTGTCGACCCACTTGTTCACGACATTCGCTTCGTTGAAGATAACTGGGAAAACCCAACACTAGGCGCATGGGGCCTTGGTTGGGAAGTATGGCTAAACGGCATGGAAGTAACTCAGTTTACTTACTTCCAACAGGTTGGCGGCCTTGAGTGTAAGCCTGTAACTGGCGAGATCACTTACGGTATCGAGCGTCTAGCAATGTACATCCAGGAAGTAGATTCTGTTTACGACCTTGTATGGAACGTAGCACCAGACGGTTCTAATGTGACTTACGGTGACATCTTCCACCAAAACGAAGTTGAGCAATCAACATACAACTTCGAGCACGCAGACGTAGATTTCCTATTCACTTTCTTCGACCAGTGCGAAAAAGAGTGTAAAGAGCTACTTGAGCTTGAGAAGCCACTGCCGCTTCCAGCTTACGAGCGCATTCTAAAAGCAGGTCACGCATTCAACATCCTTGATGCGCGCAAAGCTATCTCTGTAACAGAGCGTCAACGTTACATCCTTCGTATCCGCAACCTGACTAAAGCTGTTGCAGAAGCGTACTACGCGTCACGTGAAGCACTTGGCTTCCCAATGTGCCGATCTGTAGAAGAAAAGGAAGGTAAATAA
- a CDS encoding TMEM165/GDT1 family protein — MSVLAISITTVALAEIGDKTQLLSLLLASRYRKPIPIIAAIFFATIANHALAAWLGVVVADYLSPEVLKWVLVVSFIAMAGWILIPDKLDDDEQISNRGPFVASFIAFFIAEIGDKTQIATSILGAQYSDVLMWVILGTTIGMLLANVPVVIIGKLSADKMPLDLIRKITALLFVGLAIAAAFY; from the coding sequence GTGAGCGTTTTAGCTATTTCAATTACAACTGTCGCCTTAGCCGAGATCGGTGATAAGACCCAGTTGCTATCCCTTTTATTAGCCAGTCGATATCGAAAACCGATACCTATCATTGCGGCTATCTTCTTTGCCACCATTGCCAATCATGCCCTTGCTGCATGGCTCGGGGTTGTAGTCGCCGATTATCTTTCACCTGAAGTTTTAAAGTGGGTGCTGGTGGTCAGTTTCATCGCTATGGCGGGCTGGATTCTGATTCCCGATAAGTTGGATGACGATGAGCAGATCTCAAACCGAGGCCCGTTTGTCGCCAGTTTCATCGCGTTCTTCATTGCTGAGATTGGTGATAAAACCCAGATAGCGACCTCCATTCTAGGGGCTCAATACTCTGATGTATTAATGTGGGTGATTCTAGGTACTACGATCGGTATGTTATTGGCGAATGTGCCAGTGGTTATCATCGGTAAGTTGTCGGCAGATAAGATGCCGCTTGACCTGATTCGTAAGATCACGGCCTTATTATTCGTGGGTTTAGCTATCGCTGCGGCTTTCTATTAA
- the tusA gene encoding sulfurtransferase TusA: protein MTFKPELATHTLEAEGLRCPEPVMMVRKTIRNMQDGDVLLVKADDPSTTRDIPSFCRFMDHQLVGQATETLPYQYLIRKGLEA from the coding sequence ATGACATTCAAACCTGAACTGGCAACCCATACTTTAGAAGCTGAAGGCCTGCGTTGCCCGGAGCCAGTAATGATGGTCAGGAAGACAATTAGAAACATGCAGGATGGCGATGTATTACTGGTAAAAGCTGACGATCCTTCGACAACTCGAGATATTCCGAGCTTTTGTCGATTCATGGATCATCAGTTGGTAGGCCAAGCGACAGAAACTTTGCCTTACCAGTATTTGATCAGAAAGGGATTGGAGGCGTAA
- a CDS encoding LysR family transcriptional regulator: protein MELEDIYRRDLNLLVALKVLIEEGSVSQAALRLNLSQSATSRVLGRLRELLNDPLFTRQGQHLIPTKKALEISQRIDQPLESFRQLLSPSDFDPYYCSERFLIATTDYAMQTILPYALPKIYEQAPNISLEFAPLQHEHLFKQLSTERVDMAICRPSGSIAPLHKDVLGPVGVSCLLSQNHPLADQPLSLEDYVSLPHAMIAISDGVKALLDNALANQNPRKMVLRAYHLEAALAIVDRMPLVITVPADLAYLVAERYDLVVKPLPFEFMPFDYSLIWHSRCDSSASQQWLRRVVKEECGELIQKRIADVGLG, encoded by the coding sequence GTGGAATTAGAAGACATCTATCGTAGAGACCTGAACTTATTGGTCGCCTTAAAGGTATTGATTGAAGAAGGCAGTGTTAGCCAGGCTGCGCTTCGTCTCAATTTAAGTCAATCTGCAACCAGTCGTGTATTAGGGCGTCTTAGAGAGCTACTTAATGATCCTCTATTTACGCGCCAAGGTCAGCATCTTATTCCTACCAAGAAAGCACTTGAGATCAGCCAGCGTATTGATCAACCGTTAGAATCTTTCCGTCAACTGCTTAGCCCGAGTGATTTTGACCCTTACTATTGTAGTGAGCGTTTTTTAATTGCGACCACTGACTACGCGATGCAAACCATCTTGCCTTATGCATTGCCTAAGATTTATGAACAAGCGCCGAATATCTCGTTGGAATTTGCGCCGTTGCAGCATGAGCATTTGTTTAAGCAACTCAGTACTGAGCGCGTTGATATGGCGATTTGTCGTCCGAGTGGCAGCATCGCACCACTTCATAAAGACGTATTAGGGCCGGTTGGTGTGTCTTGCTTGTTATCCCAAAATCACCCATTGGCCGATCAACCATTAAGCCTTGAAGATTATGTCTCACTTCCGCACGCGATGATCGCGATCAGTGATGGCGTTAAAGCTTTACTCGATAACGCTTTAGCTAATCAAAACCCACGTAAAATGGTGTTGCGTGCTTATCACCTTGAGGCTGCATTGGCGATTGTCGATAGAATGCCGTTGGTGATCACTGTGCCTGCTGATTTAGCTTACTTGGTGGCTGAGCGTTATGACTTAGTCGTTAAACCGCTGCCATTCGAGTTTATGCCGTTTGATTACTCATTGATCTGGCACTCGCGCTGCGATTCTTCCGCCTCGCAACAATGGTTAAGAAGAGTGGTTAAAGAGGAGTGTGGCGAATTGATTCAAAAGCGTATTGCGGATGTTGGCTTAGGTTAA
- the acuI gene encoding acrylyl-CoA reductase (NADPH), translating into MFKALVLNQEDKKTIASVSQIEESQLPEGNVKIDVSYSSLNYKDGLAITGKGRIVRNFPMVPGIDLSGVVSQSDDPRYKAGDEVVLTGWGVGEGHWGGMAEKASLNGDWLVPMPSGLDAKKVMAIGTAGFTAMLCVQAIVDAGIKPEDGEILVTGASGGVGSVSITLLNQLGYKVAAVTGRASANGELLKSLGATRIVERAELEEPAKPLEKQLWAGAIDTVGSKVLAKVLAQIDYNGAVAMCGLAGGFDLPTTVMPFILRNVRLQGVDSVMCPREKRIKAWEQLAELLPESFYAQATKEVSLDGAIQAAEDITNGQITGRVVIKL; encoded by the coding sequence ATGTTTAAAGCACTTGTACTAAACCAAGAAGACAAAAAAACTATCGCGTCAGTTTCTCAAATTGAAGAGTCTCAATTACCAGAAGGTAACGTGAAGATTGATGTTAGCTACTCTTCTTTGAACTACAAAGATGGTTTGGCGATTACAGGTAAAGGACGCATCGTTCGTAACTTTCCTATGGTTCCTGGTATCGACCTTTCTGGTGTGGTTTCACAATCTGATGACCCACGCTACAAAGCGGGCGACGAAGTTGTTCTAACGGGTTGGGGGGTTGGTGAAGGCCACTGGGGCGGCATGGCGGAGAAAGCAAGCCTAAACGGTGATTGGTTAGTGCCAATGCCATCAGGTCTAGACGCTAAAAAAGTAATGGCTATTGGTACAGCAGGCTTTACAGCAATGCTTTGTGTGCAAGCTATCGTAGATGCAGGCATCAAACCAGAAGACGGTGAAATCCTAGTAACAGGTGCAAGTGGCGGCGTAGGCAGTGTGTCTATCACTCTACTAAACCAACTGGGCTACAAAGTCGCAGCTGTAACTGGTCGTGCTTCTGCAAATGGCGAACTATTAAAATCACTAGGCGCAACACGCATTGTAGAGCGAGCTGAACTAGAAGAACCGGCGAAGCCACTTGAGAAACAACTGTGGGCTGGTGCTATCGATACGGTAGGTAGCAAAGTACTTGCAAAAGTATTGGCGCAAATTGATTACAACGGTGCGGTTGCAATGTGTGGTCTAGCAGGCGGTTTTGACTTACCAACCACGGTAATGCCATTCATTCTGCGTAACGTTCGCCTACAGGGTGTGGACTCGGTAATGTGCCCTCGTGAAAAACGTATTAAAGCGTGGGAACAACTAGCGGAATTGCTACCTGAGTCTTTCTACGCGCAAGCAACTAAAGAAGTGTCTTTAGATGGCGCAATTCAAGCTGCAGAAGACATCACTAACGGTCAAATCACTGGTCGCGTAGTCATTAAGCTATAG